One region of Paralichthys olivaceus isolate ysfri-2021 chromosome 12, ASM2471397v2, whole genome shotgun sequence genomic DNA includes:
- the tedc1 gene encoding tubulin epsilon and delta complex protein 1, with translation MQRSKASVSVEVKQVIGALCRLLAAAGLDSVPAPETFRRAKFSGGAEVEGQFWKLLANILQRTGIVSSEDSSQIRGDSEHRKLVAAGLWQTGYHADWMCGREAGEDEEGKSLSSRDLLLALGWLLATGTLEKLLTQRVQQLDKTLLTSLPVNTQVSHELQLDLTSLRRLQWLVGYLRHQRRILLSMIEERAQLLHAVFSAGLPSAVSTSSDVSSRALKDDCVCMKHLCDLLETYLNWKQVEKVFWTWMDSVVDCHLTEPVVKTSVHTPHVCHHRNQGREKLDDMLSRLPTAQKGPWRCRGETEDRRGERLQDGLDTSSLLCRPSQAYRVRLQDERPVSDHISTAERLHDSTKAPDTFPASQAAQLLLQTEALLLERRDRQRLANRMQLQEMIGELEGLVLIPP, from the exons ATGCAGCGGAGTAAGGCGTCTGTGAGTGTGGAGGTGAAGCAGGTGATCGGGGCTCTGTGCAGGCTGCTGGCGGCCGCCGGGCTGGACTCTGTCCCAGCACCTGAGACCTTCAGACGGGCCAAATTCAGTGGTGGAGCCGAGGTG GAAGGTCAGTTTTGGAAGCTCCTCGCCAACATCCTCCAGAGAACTGGTATTGTTTCCTCTGAAGACAGCTCACAGATAAGAGGAG ACTCGGAGCACAGGAAGCTGGTGGCTGCCGGCCTCTGGCAGACTGGTTACCATGCTGACTGGATGTGTGGGAGGGAGGCgggagaagatgaggaggggaAGAGTTTGTCCAGCAGAGATCTTCTGCTGGCCCTGGGCTGGCTGCTCGCTACAGGAACACTAGAGAAACTGCTGACACAGAGAGTTCAGCAACTGGACAAAACCCTTCTCACATCTCTACCT GTGAATACTCAGGTCTCTCATGAGCTCCAGTTAGACTTGACCTCCCTGAGGAGACTTCAGTGGCTCGTTGGCTATCTGAGACACCAGAGGCGGATCCTGCTGTCCATGATAGAAGAGCGCGCCCAGTTACTTCATGCT GTTTTTTCTGCCGGTCTCCCCTCAGCTGTATCTACCTCCTCCGATGTCAGTTCTAGGGCACTGAAGGAT GACTGTGTTTGTATGAAGCATCTGTGTGACCTCCTGGAAACATATCTGAACTGGAAACAGGTGGAGAAAGTCTTCTGGACCTGGATG GACAGTGTGGTGGACTGCCATCTGACAGAACCTGTTGTTAAGACGTCTGTACATACACCCCATGTGTGTCACCACAGAAACCAGGGACGAGAGAAATTGGACGACATGCTATCGAGACTGCCCACAGCACAg AAAGGACCATGGAGATGTAGAGGGGAAActgaggacagaagaggagagaggttgCAGGATGGATTGGacacctcctctctcttgtGTCGCCCCTCGCAGGCCTACAGAGTCAGGCTCCAGGATGAGAGGCCGGTCAGCGACCACATCTCCACAGCAGAGAGGCTCCATGACAGCACCAAGGCTCCAGACACATTCCCAGCATCTCAGGCTGCACAGCTGCTTCTTCAGACCGaggctctgctgctggagcGGAGGGACAGGCAGAGACTGGCCAACAGGATGCAGCTGCAGGAAATGATTGGTGAACTGGAAGGACTGGTGTTGATACCACCTTAG
- the dnal1 gene encoding dynein axonemal light chain 1 isoform X2, protein MDASLSTLTNCEKLSLSTNCIEKITNLNGLKNLRILSLGRNNIKALTGLEAVGDTLEELWISYNLIEKLKGIQCMKNLKILYISNNLVKEWGEFVRLAELPCLADLVFVGNPLEEKHSTEGTWMDEASKRLPNLKKLDGTPVIKQEAEEGDEES, encoded by the exons ATGGATGCTTCTCTCTCCACACTCACCAACTGCGA AAAactgtctctgtccacaaacTGCATAGAGAAAATAACCAACCTAAATGGCCTGA AGAACCTGAGAATATTGTCATTAGGAAGAAATAACATAAAGGCACTAACTGGGCTG GAGGCAGTAGGAGACACACTGGAAGAGTTGTGGATCTCCTATAACTTGATAGAAAAACTGAAGGGAATCCAGTGCATGAAGAACCTGAAAATCCTCTACATATCCAACAACCTGGTGAAGGAATGGG GAGAGTTTGTGAGGCTAGCTGAGCTACCGTGCCTTGCAGACCTGGTGTTTGTTGGAAATCCCCTGGAGGAGAAGCATTCAACTGAGGGAACTTGGATGGATGAAGCTTCTAAAAGGCTTCCTAACCTGAAGAAACTAGATG GAACCCCAGTCATTAAACAGGAAGCGGAAGAAGGAGATGAAGAAAGCTGA
- the dnal1 gene encoding dynein axonemal light chain 1 isoform X1, whose amino-acid sequence MAKATTVKEALAKWEETSGEKVSDATAIKLYGQVPPIEKMDASLSTLTNCEKLSLSTNCIEKITNLNGLKNLRILSLGRNNIKALTGLEAVGDTLEELWISYNLIEKLKGIQCMKNLKILYISNNLVKEWGEFVRLAELPCLADLVFVGNPLEEKHSTEGTWMDEASKRLPNLKKLDGTPVIKQEAEEGDEES is encoded by the exons ATG GCCAAAGCAACAACTGTGAAAGAAGCACTGGCCAAATGG GAGGAAACGTCTGGGGAGAAAGTGAGCGATGCCACAGCAATAAAGCTGTATGGTCAGGTTCCCCCTATAGAGAAGATGGATGCTTCTCTCTCCACACTCACCAACTGCGA AAAactgtctctgtccacaaacTGCATAGAGAAAATAACCAACCTAAATGGCCTGA AGAACCTGAGAATATTGTCATTAGGAAGAAATAACATAAAGGCACTAACTGGGCTG GAGGCAGTAGGAGACACACTGGAAGAGTTGTGGATCTCCTATAACTTGATAGAAAAACTGAAGGGAATCCAGTGCATGAAGAACCTGAAAATCCTCTACATATCCAACAACCTGGTGAAGGAATGGG GAGAGTTTGTGAGGCTAGCTGAGCTACCGTGCCTTGCAGACCTGGTGTTTGTTGGAAATCCCCTGGAGGAGAAGCATTCAACTGAGGGAACTTGGATGGATGAAGCTTCTAAAAGGCTTCCTAACCTGAAGAAACTAGATG GAACCCCAGTCATTAAACAGGAAGCGGAAGAAGGAGATGAAGAAAGCTGA